In the genome of Pirellulales bacterium, one region contains:
- the ispH gene encoding 4-hydroxy-3-methylbut-2-enyl diphosphate reductase, which produces MKILLASPRGFCAGVNMAIETLDLSIKLFGTPIYVYHEIVHNRYVVERFKKLGAVFVDHLHEVPVGSQLLFSAHGVSPEIRQIAQDRQLKTIDATCPLVTKVHLEAIKFAKDGYKIVLIGHEGHDEVIGTMGEAPDVFVLVEDTVDVDGLPFDQTTKLAYLTQTTLSVDDANRIIERLKLRFPQIIGPPKEDICYATQNRQEAVRLLAPDCQLVLVLGSQNSSNSQRLAELAREVGVPAHLIDGRADIRDEWFTGVETVLVTAGASAPESVVSETLDYLREKFAATVEERSIREEEVYFPLPRELRVLTKV; this is translated from the coding sequence ATGAAAATCCTGCTTGCCAGCCCCCGCGGCTTTTGCGCTGGTGTCAATATGGCGATCGAAACGCTCGATCTGTCGATCAAGCTGTTTGGCACGCCCATTTATGTCTATCACGAAATCGTGCATAACCGCTATGTGGTGGAGCGTTTTAAAAAGCTAGGCGCGGTGTTTGTCGATCATCTGCACGAGGTCCCCGTCGGCTCGCAATTGCTGTTTTCCGCGCATGGCGTGTCGCCAGAAATTCGCCAAATTGCCCAGGATCGCCAGCTTAAAACAATCGACGCCACTTGCCCCCTGGTGACCAAAGTCCACCTTGAGGCGATTAAGTTTGCCAAGGATGGCTACAAAATCGTGCTTATTGGCCACGAGGGGCATGATGAAGTCATTGGCACGATGGGTGAAGCGCCTGATGTCTTTGTGCTGGTCGAGGATACCGTGGATGTGGATGGGCTTCCCTTTGATCAAACGACCAAGCTGGCGTACCTTACGCAAACCACGCTTTCGGTTGATGATGCCAATCGGATTATTGAACGGCTAAAGCTGCGTTTTCCGCAGATTATTGGCCCACCGAAGGAGGACATCTGCTATGCGACGCAAAACCGGCAAGAGGCGGTCCGGCTGCTGGCGCCGGACTGTCAACTGGTTTTGGTGCTAGGGTCGCAAAATTCTAGCAATAGCCAGCGACTGGCGGAACTGGCCCGGGAGGTGGGTGTCCCCGCGCACCTCATTGATGGGCGGGCGGATATTCGGGACGAGTGGTTTACCGGGGTGGAAACCGTGTTAGTCACCGCCGGGGCGAGCGCGCCGGAATCGGTCGTCAGCGAGACGTTGGATTACCTGCGGGAAAAATTTGCCGCAACGGTGGAAGAGCGGAGCATCCGCGAGGAGGAAGTGTATTTCCCGCTGCCACGGGAATTGCGGGTGTTAACAAAGGTGTGA
- a CDS encoding thioredoxin-like domain-containing protein, translating to MSRAWRWLVPGSAVVVAGAIATNDLAAQNPTATQALKLVPIHQRDVVIDQPAAAELDQCTIKSEKTGVQSGYVVRNPRGLILREFVDTNNDNVVDRWSYYKDGIEVYRDIDENFDGKADQHRWLNTAGTRWGVDKNQDGQIDAWKSISPEEVTAELVAAIRTADAQRYGRLLLTTAELKSLGLGDTLQAELSAKLAAAPAGFAAFVKSQKLITPDSTWVDFAAGTPGMVPAGTHGSTADVTAYEHAIAMIETAGKSGQLPVGTLVQAGPVWRLIEAPTSESTAGTFFHGSQSGLTGTDAAAASAPNEAMAKLIEEVQKIDAQINQTAAPAELIQLNDRRADLLAQVAEMAEPRERGMWTRQMADVLSAAIQAGNYSTGLARLEKLANELETAGTDAETAAFVKYRFLQAEYNSALQGANPDYAKIQANWTEKLTAFAEKYPTSPDAADALLQLGNAAEFAGQEEPAKEWYKKLVANFAGTAAAKKAAGAITRLDCVGRQFNLAGKALGNGAAVDLAKYKGKVVLIHYWATWSEPCKVDLAQLKELQAKYGKQGFELIGVNLDENAETAVEFLTANRLPWVQLHEQGGLDSRLANEIGVLNLPLMLLVDETGKVANRGIHITELETELRKKLRLDQAARPKGK from the coding sequence ATGTCGCGCGCATGGCGTTGGTTGGTTCCTGGTTCCGCGGTCGTGGTGGCGGGGGCAATTGCCACAAATGATTTAGCCGCTCAAAATCCCACCGCCACCCAAGCGTTAAAGCTGGTCCCGATTCATCAGCGGGATGTGGTGATCGACCAGCCCGCCGCAGCGGAACTGGACCAATGCACGATCAAATCTGAAAAAACCGGCGTACAGTCCGGCTATGTGGTGCGCAATCCACGCGGGCTGATTTTGCGGGAGTTTGTGGACACCAATAATGACAACGTCGTGGATCGCTGGAGTTACTACAAGGACGGGATCGAGGTTTACCGCGATATTGATGAAAACTTTGATGGCAAAGCCGACCAGCACCGCTGGCTTAACACCGCGGGAACCCGCTGGGGGGTCGATAAAAACCAGGATGGACAAATCGACGCCTGGAAAAGCATTTCCCCGGAGGAAGTCACCGCCGAATTGGTCGCGGCCATCCGCACCGCCGACGCCCAGCGTTATGGTCGGCTGCTTTTGACCACCGCGGAACTCAAATCCCTCGGTCTGGGCGATACCCTGCAAGCGGAGTTATCGGCCAAACTGGCTGCTGCTCCGGCGGGGTTTGCCGCGTTTGTCAAATCGCAAAAGCTGATTACTCCCGACAGCACCTGGGTGGATTTTGCCGCGGGCACGCCGGGCATGGTTCCCGCCGGAACACACGGTAGCACGGCGGATGTGACGGCCTATGAACATGCGATCGCCATGATCGAGACCGCCGGCAAAAGCGGTCAATTGCCCGTGGGAACGTTGGTGCAGGCGGGTCCGGTGTGGCGTTTGATCGAAGCCCCCACCAGCGAAAGCACGGCGGGGACGTTCTTTCATGGATCCCAGAGTGGCTTGACCGGAACAGACGCCGCGGCCGCTAGCGCACCCAATGAGGCGATGGCCAAGCTGATCGAGGAAGTGCAAAAAATTGACGCGCAAATCAATCAAACCGCCGCTCCCGCGGAGTTAATTCAGCTAAATGACCGACGGGCCGACTTGCTGGCGCAAGTGGCCGAGATGGCCGAACCGCGCGAACGGGGAATGTGGACCCGCCAAATGGCAGACGTGCTGAGTGCCGCGATTCAGGCGGGAAACTATAGCACCGGCCTGGCGCGGCTCGAAAAACTGGCCAACGAATTGGAAACGGCGGGCACCGATGCCGAAACCGCGGCCTTTGTGAAATACCGCTTTTTGCAGGCCGAGTACAATTCCGCCCTCCAAGGCGCAAACCCCGACTACGCCAAAATCCAAGCCAATTGGACCGAAAAGTTGACAGCTTTTGCCGAAAAATATCCCACCAGTCCCGACGCCGCCGACGCCCTGTTGCAACTGGGGAACGCGGCGGAGTTTGCCGGACAGGAAGAACCAGCCAAGGAATGGTACAAAAAGTTAGTTGCCAATTTTGCCGGGACTGCCGCCGCCAAAAAAGCCGCGGGGGCCATTACCCGTCTCGACTGTGTGGGCCGACAATTCAACCTGGCTGGAAAGGCCCTGGGGAACGGTGCGGCGGTCGATCTGGCCAAATATAAGGGAAAAGTGGTCCTCATCCACTATTGGGCGACCTGGTCCGAACCGTGCAAAGTGGATCTGGCGCAATTGAAGGAACTGCAGGCCAAGTACGGCAAGCAGGGATTTGAGCTAATCGGGGTCAACCTGGACGAAAACGCCGAGACAGCGGTGGAATTTCTTACCGCCAACCGCCTTCCCTGGGTGCAACTACACGAACAGGGGGGCCTGGATAGCCGCCTGGCCAACGAAATCGGCGTGCTCAATTTGCCGCTCATGCTGCTGGTGGACGAAACGGGCAAAGTGGCCAACCGGGGAATCCACATCACCGAGCTAGAGACCGAACTACGCAAAAAACTCCGCCTGGACCAAGCCGCCCGACCCAAGGGAAAGTAG
- a CDS encoding DUF3500 domain-containing protein yields MRTLICLFAISFTITMASAWAFLRKPGDELVSPAVAFVKLLSPEQRTVALLPYTDERRVDWHFIPKAQRKGLQYKEMSAEQRQASRDLLRVLTSETGYEKATTIMLLEQILRDIESKKGTMANIRDPERYYLTLFGEPGKDKTWGISIEGHHLSLNFTVENGRVTATTPTFFGANPAEVKTTFVGGPATGTRALADEEKLAFELVNSLDDKQKQAAVTAETAPKDIRDAGKAQFGPFEPQGVGFADLNQAQQQKLQALVKVYADNLPFLVAQERLARIQTGGWENVRFNWQGALKPGVGHHYVISGPTFIIELNNTQPDAEGNMANHIHSIWRDLRGDFGLERKVEVGGME; encoded by the coding sequence ATGCGCACGCTCATCTGTTTATTTGCGATTTCCTTTACCATCACCATGGCCAGCGCGTGGGCGTTCCTGCGTAAGCCGGGAGACGAACTCGTTTCTCCAGCGGTGGCCTTTGTAAAATTACTTTCGCCCGAACAACGCACCGTGGCCCTCTTGCCCTATACCGACGAACGACGGGTGGATTGGCATTTTATCCCCAAAGCCCAACGCAAGGGACTGCAGTACAAGGAGATGTCCGCCGAGCAGCGCCAAGCATCGCGGGATTTACTGCGGGTGTTGACCAGCGAGACAGGCTACGAAAAGGCGACCACGATTATGCTGCTGGAGCAAATCCTGCGCGATATCGAGTCTAAAAAAGGAACGATGGCGAATATTCGCGATCCCGAGCGTTATTATTTGACTCTTTTTGGCGAGCCGGGAAAGGACAAAACTTGGGGGATCAGCATCGAAGGGCATCATTTGTCGCTGAATTTTACCGTGGAAAATGGCCGCGTGACCGCAACGACGCCGACGTTTTTTGGAGCGAATCCCGCCGAGGTCAAAACCACCTTTGTCGGTGGACCAGCCACGGGGACGCGGGCACTAGCCGATGAGGAAAAACTGGCGTTTGAGTTGGTCAACTCCCTTGATGATAAACAGAAACAGGCCGCGGTTACGGCGGAGACCGCGCCCAAGGATATCCGCGACGCGGGAAAAGCCCAATTTGGGCCGTTTGAGCCGCAAGGAGTGGGATTTGCGGATCTGAACCAGGCCCAACAACAAAAATTGCAGGCCCTGGTCAAAGTTTACGCCGATAATTTGCCCTTTTTGGTCGCGCAAGAACGGCTGGCCAGAATCCAAACCGGCGGCTGGGAAAATGTTCGTTTTAACTGGCAAGGGGCGTTAAAACCGGGTGTGGGACACCATTATGTCATTTCCGGGCCGACATTTATCATCGAACTGAACAACACCCAACCCGATGCCGAGGGGAACATGGCCAACCACATCCACAGCATTTGGCGGGACTTGCGGGGGGACTTTGGATTGGAGCGCAAGGTGGAGGTTGGAGGAATGGAGTAG
- a CDS encoding BBP7 family outer membrane beta-barrel protein → MMKSVRRMSALVVLSGLLTAPAYAQDLGAASYQTGRYAQPSLLPEYQPAPAVMQTAGQQPYGSYTVAARRGTEGLEAAPAPVNPPSVVSGSPSDETVTAQPLPPTGDCGAGCNGGTPIFSAPGYGCSSANPWTDAVSGNCASGACDVCLPTCCPNWSVYVGGVVMSRDSSNKKWLTYETGNNANQLMYPPDADWGGGPEVRIMKAIGCNPCGGCPANYIEGVYYGVYGMDGYDSRYSPTNQLSTPLDVGFVNYVSAGFPAVGFFDNAREHRVWREDEFHNVEVNWVHYFCGGSPGCNGQPFSIAGVAGFRFIKFQDELLFGSVSSGNEFGSNGGVNEAYFTSDVDNNLYGFQIGALMSHRIGCNWNLFAAPKIGIFGNHIEFSTHGYRGDGATATFSTTGNAFNLSNQKDDFAVMGQLDLGVDYCINSNWKITGGYRVLGIAGVALADDQIPAYLAAENDWTDIESNGTLIMHGAFAGVTYSW, encoded by the coding sequence ATGATGAAGTCCGTCCGTAGAATGAGCGCGCTGGTGGTGTTGAGCGGTTTATTGACCGCCCCCGCCTATGCGCAAGATTTGGGCGCCGCGTCTTACCAGACCGGCCGCTATGCCCAACCGAGCCTGTTGCCGGAATATCAACCGGCTCCCGCGGTCATGCAAACCGCTGGGCAGCAACCTTATGGCAGCTACACCGTGGCCGCCCGCCGCGGTACCGAAGGGTTGGAAGCCGCCCCCGCCCCGGTGAATCCCCCCTCGGTGGTTTCCGGCAGTCCTTCCGATGAAACAGTGACCGCCCAACCACTGCCGCCGACTGGCGATTGCGGCGCGGGTTGTAATGGCGGAACGCCGATCTTTAGCGCTCCGGGTTATGGCTGCAGCAGCGCGAACCCCTGGACCGACGCCGTTTCCGGCAATTGCGCGAGCGGCGCTTGCGATGTGTGCCTGCCCACTTGCTGCCCCAACTGGAGCGTGTATGTCGGCGGCGTGGTGATGAGCAGGGATTCGTCAAATAAGAAATGGTTGACGTACGAAACCGGCAACAACGCCAACCAACTGATGTACCCGCCCGATGCCGACTGGGGTGGCGGACCCGAAGTCCGGATCATGAAAGCCATCGGGTGTAACCCCTGTGGCGGCTGCCCGGCCAACTATATCGAAGGCGTTTACTACGGTGTTTATGGGATGGACGGCTATGATAGCCGATATAGCCCCACTAACCAGTTGAGCACGCCTTTGGATGTCGGTTTTGTGAACTATGTGAGCGCCGGGTTTCCCGCCGTGGGCTTTTTTGACAACGCCCGGGAACACCGCGTTTGGCGCGAAGACGAATTCCACAATGTCGAAGTCAACTGGGTGCATTACTTTTGCGGCGGTTCGCCTGGCTGCAACGGCCAACCCTTTTCGATCGCGGGCGTGGCTGGTTTTCGCTTTATCAAATTCCAGGACGAATTGCTGTTCGGATCGGTCTCGAGCGGTAACGAATTCGGCAGCAACGGCGGCGTGAACGAGGCGTACTTTACCAGCGATGTCGATAACAACCTGTATGGGTTTCAAATCGGGGCGCTGATGTCGCATCGGATCGGCTGCAATTGGAATCTGTTTGCCGCACCCAAAATTGGTATCTTTGGAAACCATATCGAATTTTCCACCCACGGTTATCGGGGAGACGGCGCCACCGCGACCTTCTCGACGACTGGCAACGCCTTTAACCTGTCCAACCAAAAAGACGACTTTGCGGTGATGGGCCAATTGGACCTGGGCGTGGATTATTGCATCAATAGCAACTGGAAGATCACCGGTGGCTATCGCGTGTTGGGGATTGCGGGCGTGGCCCTGGCGGATGATCAAATTCCGGCGTATTTGGCGGCGGAAAATGATTGGACGGACATTGAGTCCAATGGCACGCTGATCATGCACGGGGCGTTTGCGGGAGTGACTTATAGCTGGTAA
- a CDS encoding Uma2 family endonuclease codes for MATAEIPLPLSTLDPLPAAPTGSGIPPSGTWDFGEITLSLAPLFSCNEEQFCDLAAQNPELRLELSPTGTLIIMAPSFSLTGSYNADALTQLMAWARQFGGKVFDSSAGFRLPLGGVRAPDASWIAQEQWDQLSPEKREKYAHICPDFVLELRSPTDRLATLQAKMVEYLANGARLGWLVDPVEKKVHVYFPGKEPEILQNPATVSGDPVLPGFVLALATIFTDQT; via the coding sequence ATGGCCACCGCGGAAATTCCCTTACCCCTGTCGACACTAGACCCGTTACCCGCAGCCCCCACGGGGAGCGGCATTCCGCCTTCAGGCACGTGGGATTTCGGGGAAATTACGCTCTCCTTGGCACCCTTGTTTTCTTGCAATGAGGAGCAATTCTGCGATCTCGCCGCGCAAAACCCAGAACTCCGCTTGGAGCTTTCACCCACGGGAACTCTAATTATCATGGCACCCTCTTTTAGTCTTACGGGTAGTTACAATGCAGATGCATTAACACAATTAATGGCTTGGGCACGCCAGTTTGGCGGCAAAGTCTTTGATTCCAGTGCCGGATTTAGGCTCCCTCTCGGCGGTGTGCGCGCGCCGGACGCTAGTTGGATCGCACAGGAGCAATGGGACCAGCTCTCCCCCGAAAAGCGCGAAAAATATGCCCATATATGCCCCGATTTTGTTTTGGAATTGCGCAGCCCCACCGACCGGTTGGCCACACTGCAAGCAAAAATGGTCGAATATCTGGCCAACGGTGCCCGCCTGGGCTGGCTAGTCGATCCGGTGGAAAAGAAGGTTCACGTCTATTTTCCGGGCAAGGAACCGGAAATACTGCAAAACCCCGCCACGGTCAGCGGGGATCCGGTGTTGCCGGGATTTGTGCTAGCGTTGGCAACGATTTTTACGGATCAAACCTAA
- a CDS encoding TolC family protein, whose amino-acid sequence MIDSVWQNSRASQPGGNRKGFAQTNSVAKRFTWQTYFIVSIITVATSIFCIAKTLAEGGTHPAAPPPEYRPLIFPEQRRIEVRAPEQFRPANLPPVPTPPTVSQPLPENATWTLSLDEAIRIALENSDIVRVLAGNTAVPSGATIYDPAISNTQIDLERGRFDPRLRNDTFWNQSDQPLGQFNPAPPPTSIITGSRAEGFSNSTGISKRLLTGATAEANFNVNRNDNRFGFFPLNPQTANSTELALTQPLLQGGGYRANIAPIIIARINTEFSFFQYKDAVQNLVFSVIEAYWNLQFAQIDVWVREQQVNSGLEALERAEGRALVGLANEGEAAQARVSYENFRANLIAAQANLWASEGVLRNLLGISPSDGRRIVPGTPLSVEQIPLDWYGLRALAETYRPNLIELKLILEADEQQLILAQNQALPRLDAVGLYRWNGLEGKTPEGVRIVGDSADYQEWQTGVNFSVPLGLRSERATLRQRQLLLTRDRANLDQGLHQAAHELAASYRDLANTYEQYLAFKRTREAAFINIEQQLAAFQANTRILYLNVLLAITDWGNSVRNENQALVLYNTVLARLEAQTGTILETHGIRFAEERYGSVGPLGRHFRPVLYPQSMPPTPNVDLPRASGEQAYKLPEKIVLPEIEDIPPPNSAPQPVPPALEAQPQSTPAEELPPVPPLPDPPLSGGLNKGAMRNINKPK is encoded by the coding sequence ATGATTGATTCGGTTTGGCAAAACAGCCGCGCATCGCAGCCGGGAGGCAACCGCAAGGGGTTCGCGCAAACGAACTCTGTCGCGAAACGGTTTACGTGGCAAACGTATTTCATCGTCAGTATTATTACTGTTGCAACCAGCATCTTTTGCATTGCAAAAACACTCGCTGAAGGGGGGACCCATCCCGCCGCTCCTCCCCCGGAATACCGTCCGCTGATCTTTCCCGAGCAACGCCGGATCGAAGTCCGAGCGCCGGAACAGTTTCGCCCGGCAAATTTGCCCCCCGTCCCCACGCCCCCCACTGTTTCCCAGCCCCTGCCCGAGAACGCCACCTGGACTCTCAGCTTGGACGAGGCGATCCGCATCGCCCTGGAAAACAGCGATATCGTGCGGGTGTTGGCGGGAAATACGGCGGTCCCTTCCGGGGCGACTATCTACGATCCCGCGATCTCCAACACCCAAATCGATCTGGAACGGGGGCGGTTTGATCCCCGCCTGCGGAATGACACGTTTTGGAATCAATCCGACCAGCCCCTAGGCCAGTTTAATCCCGCGCCCCCACCCACGAGTATTATTACCGGCAGTCGGGCGGAAGGATTTTCCAATTCCACCGGCATTAGCAAGCGTCTGCTGACCGGAGCCACCGCCGAGGCCAATTTCAACGTCAATCGCAACGACAATCGGTTTGGCTTCTTTCCCCTGAATCCGCAAACAGCCAATAGCACCGAACTGGCGTTGACGCAGCCGCTATTACAGGGGGGAGGCTATCGGGCCAATATCGCCCCCATCATCATCGCCCGAATCAATACCGAGTTTAGCTTCTTTCAATACAAAGACGCCGTCCAGAACCTCGTCTTTAGCGTGATTGAGGCGTACTGGAATTTGCAATTTGCCCAAATCGATGTCTGGGTGCGCGAGCAACAGGTCAATTCCGGACTGGAAGCGCTCGAACGGGCCGAAGGGCGCGCGCTGGTCGGCCTGGCCAATGAAGGGGAAGCGGCCCAGGCCCGCGTCTCGTATGAAAACTTTCGCGCCAATCTGATTGCCGCGCAGGCTAATCTGTGGGCGAGTGAGGGAGTGCTGCGGAATTTGCTGGGAATCAGCCCTTCCGATGGGCGACGGATTGTGCCCGGGACCCCTCTGTCCGTGGAGCAAATTCCCCTGGACTGGTACGGCCTGCGGGCCTTGGCCGAGACTTATCGTCCCAATCTGATTGAACTCAAGCTCATTTTGGAGGCCGACGAGCAACAATTAATCCTGGCCCAAAACCAGGCGTTGCCGCGCCTGGACGCCGTGGGGTTGTACCGCTGGAATGGGCTGGAGGGGAAAACGCCGGAGGGAGTGCGGATTGTCGGGGATTCCGCGGATTACCAGGAATGGCAGACCGGCGTGAATTTTTCAGTGCCGCTGGGCCTGCGCAGCGAGCGGGCCACCCTGCGGCAGCGGCAATTGTTATTGACGCGCGACCGGGCCAATCTGGACCAGGGGCTGCACCAGGCCGCGCATGAATTAGCTGCCAGCTACCGGGATTTGGCGAATACTTACGAGCAGTATTTGGCGTTTAAACGGACACGGGAAGCGGCGTTTATCAATATCGAACAGCAACTCGCGGCGTTTCAGGCGAACACGCGCATTTTGTATTTGAATGTGCTGTTGGCCATCACCGATTGGGGCAACTCCGTCCGCAACGAGAATCAAGCGTTGGTTTTATACAATACGGTCCTTGCGCGGTTGGAGGCCCAGACGGGGACGATTTTGGAAACCCACGGCATTCGATTTGCCGAAGAGCGTTATGGGTCCGTTGGTCCGTTGGGGAGGCATTTTCGACCGGTGTTGTATCCCCAGTCAATGCCCCCGACGCCCAATGTTGACTTGCCACGGGCCAGCGGCGAACAGGCCTACAAACTGCCGGAAAAAATCGTGTTGCCCGAGATTGAGGACATTCCCCCTCCCAATTCCGCCCCCCAGCCCGTCCCCCCCGCGCTGGAAGCCCAGCCGCAATCAACCCCGGCGGAGGAGCTTCCCCCTGTCCCGCCACTGCCAGATCCACCGCTATCAGGAGGATTAAACAAAGGAGCCATGCGGAATATAAACAAACCCAAGTAG